One part of the Roseomonas gilardii genome encodes these proteins:
- a CDS encoding polysaccharide biosynthesis/export family protein: MATAAVLGLSLMASACAPGRDLQPLAEAQPAAYRLGVGDEIRVTTFGEDQLGGEFRVNDAGNIAFPLLGSVKAAGLTSSELSTQLAAEMKRRQLLRDPNVVAQVQTYRPVFVLGEVARPGEYPYRPGMTMLTAVAVAGGFTYRAVTDRASVVRITDGKGQEGLVARQSLIQPGDVINVFERRF, translated from the coding sequence ATGGCCACCGCCGCCGTGCTCGGGCTGAGCCTGATGGCCAGCGCCTGCGCCCCGGGGCGTGACCTGCAGCCGCTGGCCGAGGCTCAGCCCGCCGCCTACCGCCTCGGCGTCGGCGACGAGATCCGCGTGACCACCTTCGGCGAGGATCAGCTTGGCGGTGAGTTCAGGGTGAACGACGCCGGCAACATCGCCTTCCCGCTGCTCGGCAGCGTCAAGGCCGCGGGGCTGACCTCCTCGGAGCTCTCGACCCAACTCGCCGCCGAGATGAAGCGCCGCCAGTTGCTGCGCGACCCGAACGTGGTGGCCCAGGTGCAGACCTACCGCCCCGTCTTCGTGCTGGGCGAGGTGGCCAGGCCCGGTGAGTACCCCTACCGCCCCGGCATGACCATGCTGACCGCCGTGGCGGTGGCCGGCGGCTTCACCTACCGCGCCGTGACCGACCGCGCCTCCGTGGTGCGCATCACCGACGGCAAGGGTCAGGAGGGCCTCGTCGCCCGCCAGAGCCTGATCCAGCCGGGCGACGTGATCAACGTCTTCGAGCGCCGCTTCTGA
- a CDS encoding outer membrane beta-barrel protein has translation MAPGTMALGAATLTTALGATVLGAATLLCPAPARAQLLDQYLPNNYYSRFSLEAFPENVRPEDMDVTQRPRPEVQPLGVRLGGFTLRPSLGEAMGVDTNPMGTSRGDTIGTLSTDAALDLRSNWARNSLYATAGVDDRRVTGRNAETPDPSRTNFNTTIGGSYDIGRDTLSASASYFRMHEEATAFDAQTVVEPRAFNAYDLRAAYRAAFSSVSITPDFIFRAFRFVDAFDGGSTFNQKLRDRNVYDGGITARYAVAPRRDLVFVARGGRSDYVNYDPTYGKLGSNTVLALAGFDDSSGAVFRYRALVGYQVRFFDATGAKDRSSPIFEAAVAWSPTRLTTISGLASRRIEDTSTDTLQGYTYNQAQIAVDHELLRNVLIGARADYLHAKFTGGGDSTVIGTGAYATWLMNRNISLRLSYDFTNRDGNGSGANYDRHLALLRVGFGL, from the coding sequence ATGGCCCCAGGCACGATGGCGCTGGGCGCGGCCACCCTGACGACCGCCCTGGGCGCCACCGTCCTGGGCGCGGCCACGCTTCTCTGCCCCGCCCCCGCTCGCGCCCAGTTGCTCGACCAGTACCTGCCCAACAATTACTACTCGCGCTTCTCGCTGGAAGCCTTCCCCGAGAACGTGCGGCCCGAGGACATGGACGTCACCCAGCGTCCGCGCCCGGAGGTGCAGCCGCTTGGCGTCCGCCTTGGCGGTTTCACCCTCCGCCCCAGCCTGGGCGAGGCCATGGGCGTTGATACCAACCCGATGGGCACCAGCCGGGGCGATACGATCGGGACCCTCAGCACCGACGCCGCGCTGGACCTGCGCTCGAACTGGGCGCGCAACAGCCTCTACGCCACCGCCGGCGTGGATGACCGCCGCGTGACCGGGCGCAATGCGGAAACGCCCGACCCCAGCCGCACCAATTTCAACACCACCATCGGCGGCTCCTACGACATCGGCCGCGACACGCTGTCGGCCAGCGCCTCCTATTTCCGCATGCATGAGGAAGCGACGGCCTTCGACGCCCAGACGGTGGTCGAGCCGCGCGCCTTCAACGCCTATGACCTCCGCGCGGCCTACCGCGCGGCCTTCAGCAGCGTCTCCATCACCCCGGACTTCATCTTCCGCGCCTTCCGCTTCGTGGACGCCTTCGACGGCGGCAGCACCTTCAACCAGAAACTGCGTGACCGGAACGTCTATGACGGCGGCATCACCGCGCGCTACGCCGTGGCGCCCCGGCGCGACCTGGTCTTCGTGGCACGCGGCGGCCGTTCCGACTACGTGAACTACGACCCCACCTACGGCAAGCTGGGCTCCAACACGGTGCTCGCCCTGGCCGGCTTCGACGACAGCAGCGGCGCCGTGTTCCGCTACCGCGCCCTCGTCGGCTACCAGGTCCGCTTCTTCGACGCGACGGGCGCGAAGGACCGCTCCTCGCCGATCTTCGAGGCGGCGGTCGCCTGGTCGCCGACACGGCTGACCACGATCAGCGGCCTCGCCTCCCGCCGGATCGAGGACACTTCCACCGACACGCTGCAGGGCTATACCTACAACCAGGCCCAGATCGCGGTGGACCACGAGCTGCTGCGCAACGTGCTGATCGGCGCGCGGGCCGACTACCTGCATGCCAAGTTCACCGGCGGCGGCGACAGCACCGTGATCGGCACCGGCGCCTATGCCACCTGGCTCATGAACCGCAACATCTCGCTGCGCCTCAGCTACGACTTCACCAACCGCGACGGCAACGGCAGCGGCGCCAATTACGACCGCCACCTCGCGCTGTTGCGGGTGGGGTTCGGCCTGTGA
- a CDS encoding glycosyltransferase family 4 protein gives MDGHDLPSATASDARPATAGVATTPRVLFVNHSSRTGGAEFILLANLRAFGAESSVWLFEDGPLKTALADYPLRVLMPSRPSGFTDIKRDQGMARAALPMLGGMLRMVREIATAARRHDMVYANSQKAFVLSALAAKLAGRPLVWHLHDILTPAHFGGGQLRLLRTLAPLATRVIVPSQAAADAFTALCGRADRVRVVPNGVTLPPDPMAGVGMAERRAALGLPVEGFLAGVFSRLSPWKGQAVLLRAVAKVPGAVGIITGDALFGEDDYAAGLRRLAEELGIADRVRFLGHRHDVPALMRAMDVVVHPSTDPEPFGRTLVEAMLCRTPLVAASAGAIPEIAGDNEAGLLVPPGDDSALAAALLRVRDDRAATLARIEAGERRALALFSEDRMREGVLSVVREVPRRQGS, from the coding sequence ATGGACGGCCACGACCTCCCCTCGGCGACCGCCTCGGACGCCCGCCCCGCGACGGCAGGCGTCGCCACGACGCCGCGCGTGCTCTTCGTCAACCATTCCAGCCGCACCGGCGGGGCGGAGTTCATCCTGCTCGCCAACCTGCGCGCCTTCGGGGCCGAATCCTCCGTCTGGCTGTTCGAGGACGGGCCGCTGAAAACCGCCCTGGCCGATTATCCGCTGCGGGTGCTGATGCCCTCCCGCCCCTCCGGCTTCACGGACATCAAGCGCGACCAGGGCATGGCGCGCGCCGCGCTGCCGATGCTCGGCGGCATGCTGCGCATGGTGCGCGAGATCGCCACCGCGGCGCGGCGGCACGACATGGTCTATGCCAATTCGCAGAAGGCCTTCGTGCTTTCCGCCCTGGCGGCGAAGCTGGCCGGGCGGCCACTGGTCTGGCACCTGCACGACATCCTCACCCCGGCGCATTTCGGCGGCGGGCAGCTCAGGCTGCTGCGCACGCTGGCGCCGCTCGCCACGCGGGTGATCGTGCCCTCCCAGGCCGCGGCAGACGCCTTCACCGCGCTCTGCGGCCGGGCCGACCGGGTGCGGGTGGTGCCCAATGGCGTGACCCTGCCGCCCGATCCGATGGCCGGCGTCGGCATGGCGGAACGCCGCGCCGCGCTGGGCCTGCCGGTGGAGGGCTTCCTGGCCGGCGTGTTCAGCCGCCTTTCTCCCTGGAAGGGGCAGGCCGTGCTGCTGCGCGCCGTGGCGAAGGTGCCGGGGGCGGTGGGCATCATCACCGGCGACGCCCTGTTCGGCGAGGATGACTACGCCGCCGGCCTGCGGCGACTGGCGGAGGAGCTGGGCATCGCCGACCGTGTCCGCTTTCTCGGCCACCGTCATGACGTGCCGGCACTGATGCGGGCCATGGATGTGGTGGTGCATCCCTCCACCGATCCGGAGCCCTTCGGCCGCACCCTGGTCGAAGCCATGCTCTGCCGCACGCCCCTCGTCGCCGCCTCGGCCGGTGCCATCCCCGAGATCGCCGGGGACAACGAGGCCGGGCTGCTGGTGCCGCCCGGCGACGATTCGGCCCTGGCGGCGGCACTGCTGCGGGTCCGGGACGACCGCGCGGCCACCCTGGCCCGAATCGAGGCCGGCGAGCGCCGCGCCCTCGCCCTGTTCAGCGAGGACCGCATGCGGGAAGGTGTGCTGTCCGTGGTGCGGGAAGTCCCCCGGCGGCAGGGGAGCTGA
- a CDS encoding glycosyltransferase: MRIALVSDSISAYGGAERVIEQILSLYPQADIFAVVDVVPPDQRGFLGGRPVRTSFLQKIPKIERLYRSLLPLWPLAVEQFDVTGYDLVITSHHSVAYGVLTRPDQPHVSYVHSPMRYAWDLQHEYLREAKMERGPKSWLARRMLHSARIWDFCAAQRPETMVANSAFVANRLRRTHRREAGVVHPPVYVDTLPPLGSVEKEDYYLSVCRLVPYKRVELLARAFARMPEKRLKIVGNGPELKRLREMKVPNVEVLGRVPTPEVHRLLAGAQAFLFAGIEDFGITAVEAQAAGTPVIAYGAGGLAETVLGPDHDAPTGLFFAEQTEDAVIAAVHAFEGSKARFTPENCLANAQHFSTERFRSRFKAVVDDALERARAQAPAGLHGCAVPRGLEAGAKPVLAEAPPRSAPQPAPKPTPEPARS; encoded by the coding sequence ATGCGCATAGCCCTCGTGAGCGACTCGATTTCTGCCTATGGCGGCGCGGAGCGGGTGATCGAGCAGATCCTGTCGCTCTATCCGCAGGCGGACATCTTCGCCGTGGTGGACGTGGTGCCACCCGACCAGCGGGGCTTCCTTGGCGGACGGCCGGTGCGGACGTCGTTTTTGCAGAAGATCCCCAAGATCGAGCGACTGTATCGCTCATTGCTCCCGCTCTGGCCGCTGGCCGTCGAACAATTCGACGTGACCGGATACGACCTCGTGATCACGAGCCACCACAGCGTCGCCTATGGCGTGCTCACCCGCCCCGACCAGCCGCATGTGTCCTACGTGCATTCGCCGATGCGCTATGCCTGGGACCTCCAGCACGAATACCTGCGCGAGGCGAAGATGGAGCGCGGGCCGAAGAGCTGGCTGGCCCGGCGCATGCTGCATTCCGCCCGGATCTGGGATTTCTGCGCGGCGCAGCGGCCCGAAACGATGGTGGCCAATTCCGCCTTCGTCGCCAACCGGCTGCGCCGGACGCACCGGCGGGAGGCCGGGGTGGTGCATCCTCCGGTCTATGTGGACACGCTGCCGCCGCTCGGCTCGGTGGAGAAGGAGGACTACTATCTCTCCGTCTGCAGGCTCGTGCCCTACAAGCGCGTGGAGCTCCTGGCCCGCGCCTTCGCCCGCATGCCGGAGAAGCGCCTGAAGATCGTCGGCAACGGACCGGAGCTGAAGCGCCTGCGGGAGATGAAGGTGCCGAATGTCGAGGTCCTGGGCCGCGTGCCGACACCGGAGGTGCATCGCCTCCTGGCCGGGGCGCAGGCCTTCCTGTTCGCCGGCATCGAGGATTTCGGCATCACCGCGGTGGAGGCCCAGGCCGCTGGCACGCCGGTGATCGCCTATGGCGCCGGCGGGCTGGCGGAAACCGTGTTGGGTCCCGACCATGACGCCCCGACCGGCCTCTTCTTCGCCGAGCAGACGGAGGATGCGGTGATCGCGGCCGTCCATGCCTTCGAGGGCAGCAAGGCGCGCTTCACGCCGGAGAACTGCCTGGCCAATGCGCAGCACTTCTCCACCGAGCGTTTCCGCAGCCGCTTCAAGGCCGTCGTGGACGATGCGCTGGAACGCGCGCGGGCCCAGGCACCCGCCGGGCTGCATGGGTGCGCGGTCCCTCGCGGCCTGGAGGCCGGGGCGAAGCCGGTGCTGGCGGAGGCGCCCCCTCGGTCGGCCCCTCAGCCAGCCCCAAAGCCAACTCCGGAGCCGGCCCGCTCGTGA
- a CDS encoding sugar transferase encodes MAIGDYAQVLAVGLALCLVFQAVPAPDLNLSPGRVAGIGLLAATLALFVRRGLRRTSAHHVGSTYVSSVRSAAAVMIAFGGIGLGRVLLGSTTGLGGDLLLLLSWGIVSTALAAALRLVGTRLIAGPESLTTNIVVLGPSPQAGALARILTERSRGHRQVLAVLQDDMPENMVMLDQLIEQGELDIIALAGMDAEGIQAICEEFGDRPVHICVGFDAVALERAARGSSHLDDPVLLRLLPGQFDDWRDSVKRGLDIALVMASLPLIAPVLIMAAIAIKLDSPGPVFFRQWRFGLGTQPVQILKFRSMYTDRGDTTGEARTTARDSRVTRVGRILRRTSIDELPQLLNVLRGDMSLVGPRPHATHMKVEGNYYFEAVEHYRLRHRVKPGLTGWAQVNGSRGEVDTLDKAYRRVDLDLWYINNWSITLDLKIIFKTVFGGFATLKAD; translated from the coding sequence ATGGCGATTGGCGACTATGCGCAGGTTCTGGCGGTGGGCCTGGCTCTCTGCCTCGTCTTCCAGGCCGTCCCGGCGCCGGACCTGAACCTGAGCCCCGGCCGCGTGGCGGGCATCGGCCTCCTGGCGGCGACGCTGGCGCTGTTCGTGCGGCGCGGCCTGCGGCGCACCAGCGCTCATCATGTCGGCTCGACCTATGTCTCCTCCGTGCGCAGCGCGGCGGCGGTGATGATCGCCTTCGGCGGCATCGGCCTGGGACGGGTGCTGCTGGGTTCCACCACCGGCCTGGGCGGCGACCTGCTGCTGCTGCTGAGCTGGGGCATCGTCTCCACCGCGCTGGCCGCGGCGCTGCGACTGGTGGGCACGCGGCTGATCGCCGGGCCGGAGAGCCTGACCACCAATATCGTGGTCCTCGGCCCTTCGCCCCAGGCCGGCGCCCTGGCGCGCATCCTGACCGAGCGCAGCCGCGGCCATCGTCAGGTGCTGGCGGTGCTGCAGGACGACATGCCCGAGAACATGGTCATGCTCGACCAGCTGATCGAGCAGGGCGAGTTGGACATCATCGCCCTGGCCGGCATGGACGCCGAAGGCATCCAGGCCATCTGCGAGGAGTTCGGCGATCGCCCCGTGCACATCTGCGTCGGCTTCGACGCGGTGGCGCTGGAGCGCGCGGCCCGCGGCTCCAGCCACCTGGACGATCCGGTCCTGCTCCGCCTGCTGCCGGGCCAGTTCGACGACTGGCGCGATTCGGTGAAGCGGGGCCTCGACATTGCCCTGGTGATGGCCTCGTTGCCGCTGATCGCACCGGTGCTGATCATGGCCGCCATTGCCATCAAGTTGGACTCGCCCGGCCCGGTCTTCTTCCGCCAGTGGCGCTTTGGCCTCGGCACGCAGCCCGTGCAGATCCTGAAGTTCCGTAGCATGTACACGGACAGGGGTGACACCACCGGCGAGGCCCGTACCACGGCCCGGGATTCGCGTGTGACCCGGGTCGGCCGCATCCTCCGCCGCACCAGCATCGACGAGCTGCCGCAGCTGCTGAACGTGCTGCGGGGCGACATGTCGCTGGTCGGGCCCCGGCCGCATGCGACGCATATGAAGGTCGAGGGCAACTACTACTTCGAGGCCGTGGAGCATTATCGCCTGCGCCACCGCGTGAAGCCCGGGCTGACCGGCTGGGCCCAGGTCAACGGTTCCCGTGGCGAGGTGGATACGCTGGACAAGGCCTATCGCCGCGTGGATCTCGATCTCTGGTACATCAACAACTGGTCGATCACCCTGGACCTGAAGATCATCTTCAAGACCGTGTTCGGCGGCTTCGCGACACTGAAGGCCGACTGA